A window of Mucilaginibacter paludis DSM 18603 contains these coding sequences:
- a CDS encoding 3-deoxy-manno-octulosonate cytidylyltransferase: protein MDFIVVIPARYASSRFPGKPLVDIAGKSMLLRTYEQCLKAVSKELVYVATESQLIVDHCNQHGMNVLLTSDTCLTGTDRIAEVAQIIKADYYINVQGDEPVFDPDDILKVIDEINKNKGDIINGYCEIDTEDQYRSASVPKVVFRPDGRLLYMSRSTIPGNKSGVFVKGWRQVCIYGFPAAALNMFASATSKTPLEQEEDIEIIRFLELGFEVRMIELSRHSIAVDNPEDMMKVLKRLEEENV, encoded by the coding sequence ATGGATTTCATTGTCGTTATACCAGCCAGATATGCCTCTTCGCGTTTCCCAGGGAAACCTTTAGTGGATATTGCAGGAAAGTCGATGCTGTTAAGAACTTATGAGCAATGTTTAAAAGCTGTATCCAAGGAACTTGTTTACGTTGCCACAGAGAGCCAGTTAATTGTTGATCACTGCAATCAACATGGCATGAATGTGTTACTTACTTCAGATACATGTTTAACCGGGACAGATAGGATAGCTGAGGTAGCTCAAATTATTAAGGCGGATTATTATATCAATGTTCAAGGTGATGAGCCTGTTTTTGATCCCGATGATATATTAAAAGTTATTGATGAAATCAATAAAAACAAGGGTGATATTATAAACGGCTATTGCGAAATTGATACTGAAGATCAATATAGAAGCGCTTCAGTGCCAAAGGTTGTTTTCAGACCAGACGGGCGTCTGTTATATATGTCGAGAAGTACTATCCCCGGCAACAAAAGTGGCGTATTTGTAAAAGGATGGCGACAGGTATGTATTTACGGATTTCCTGCTGCGGCTTTAAATATGTTTGCCTCCGCTACCAGCAAAACCCCTTTAGAGCAGGAAGAAGATATAGAGATTATTCGTTTTCTGGAGTTAGGATTTGAGGTAAGGATGATTGAGTTGTCAAGACATTCGATAGCCGTTGATAATCCTGAAGATATGATGAAGGTTCTAAAGAGATTGGAAGAAGAAAATGTTTGA
- a CDS encoding acyltransferase: protein MSKLIQKAGFVVVVRYYPLLKSFFRKLRLKTLGMHIGKGTIIPKIYTTWPHQISLGNNCKLEHNIYFKFDGIWRQGRSINIGDNVFIGNNCEFNIRADITIGSNSLIASGCRFIDHDHGIELHVLMNKQEGIEKAIHIGEDVWIGCNVVILKGVTIGHGAVVAAGAVVTKSIPPLEIWGGVPAKKISQRG, encoded by the coding sequence ATGAGTAAACTGATACAAAAAGCAGGATTTGTGGTTGTTGTTCGTTACTATCCGCTATTAAAGAGTTTTTTTCGGAAATTGAGGTTAAAAACATTGGGTATGCATATCGGTAAGGGCACTATTATCCCTAAAATATATACTACCTGGCCTCATCAAATAAGTTTGGGTAATAATTGCAAGTTGGAGCATAACATCTATTTTAAATTTGACGGGATATGGAGACAGGGTAGGTCAATTAATATAGGTGATAACGTATTTATAGGCAATAATTGCGAATTTAATATACGGGCTGATATTACTATTGGCAGTAATAGCCTTATAGCCTCAGGTTGCCGTTTTATTGATCATGACCATGGTATTGAACTCCATGTTTTAATGAATAAGCAAGAGGGAATTGAGAAGGCTATACATATAGGGGAAGACGTGTGGATTGGCTGTAATGTTGTTATTTTAAAGGGTGTAACCATAGGCCACGGCGCCGTTGTAGCTGCGGGGGCTGTAGTTACCAAATCAATTCCGCCATTGGAGATATGGGGTGGAGTTCCCGCAAAAAAAATCAGTCAAAGAGGCTAA
- a CDS encoding glycosyltransferase family protein, whose protein sequence is MKIIFLCASLETGRDGVGDYVKRLASELTRKGHQCEAIALRDPFVSAETAITSDDDGVNLRILRIPGSWPTKQRFDAAKKCVDAFNPDLLSLQFVSFGHHPKGLPFDLHKYLRYLGGTRKWHIMFHELWVGMNADADIKMKLLGWLQKKIIVNLAVKLKPLLAHTHVNLYQFKLKQNGIEAGILPLFGNLRVKINAADVDHDKPTLRFLMFGGIHYGAPIEKFVADIVNWNKQFNYRIMFVFAGSNGPELKNWEAILQKYNIETKVLGYLSADALSSEFSIADIGITTTPEILVQKSGSVAAMKEYGLPVVCIARDWNVGGFTNQTTLITGLEDSLTFAAKKGRKNINSSSVSDIADKFLIEIKSHG, encoded by the coding sequence ATGAAAATAATTTTTTTATGTGCTTCGTTAGAAACAGGAAGAGATGGCGTGGGCGATTACGTGAAGCGCCTGGCCTCCGAGTTGACCAGAAAGGGGCACCAATGCGAAGCGATAGCCTTGAGGGATCCGTTTGTATCGGCAGAAACCGCTATTACCAGTGATGATGATGGCGTAAACCTGCGCATTTTACGCATACCGGGATCATGGCCAACTAAACAGCGTTTTGATGCTGCAAAAAAATGTGTCGACGCTTTTAATCCTGATTTATTAAGCCTCCAATTTGTAAGTTTCGGTCATCACCCCAAAGGCTTGCCTTTTGATCTGCATAAATATTTACGGTATTTAGGGGGCACCAGAAAATGGCATATTATGTTTCATGAATTATGGGTTGGGATGAATGCGGATGCCGACATCAAGATGAAACTTTTGGGTTGGCTGCAGAAAAAAATAATTGTTAATCTGGCAGTTAAATTAAAGCCGCTGTTGGCGCATACTCATGTTAATTTATATCAATTTAAGCTAAAACAGAACGGGATAGAGGCCGGAATATTACCGTTATTTGGCAACCTTCGGGTTAAAATAAACGCTGCTGATGTAGATCATGATAAACCAACTTTACGGTTTTTAATGTTTGGGGGCATTCATTACGGTGCACCCATTGAGAAATTTGTTGCCGATATAGTAAATTGGAACAAACAGTTTAATTACCGTATCATGTTTGTTTTTGCTGGAAGTAATGGACCGGAATTGAAGAATTGGGAAGCCATTCTACAGAAATATAATATTGAGACCAAAGTTTTAGGCTATTTATCAGCTGATGCATTGTCTTCGGAGTTTTCAATTGCCGATATTGGTATTACTACTACACCTGAAATTTTAGTTCAAAAAAGCGGGTCTGTGGCGGCCATGAAAGAATATGGTTTGCCTGTAGTTTGTATTGCGAGAGATTGGAATGTAGGCGGTTTTACTAATCAAACTACATTGATTACAGGTCTTGAAGATAGTTTGACTTTTGCTGCAAAAAAGGGACGTAAAAATATAAATTCAAGTAGTGTGTCTGATATAGCAGATAAATTTTTAATTGAAATTAAATCACATGGCTAG
- a CDS encoding motility associated factor glycosyltransferase family protein produces MQFKDDINPYKKIFGDIYRAIFQELANKILWDLNPESRRSAKKFLKLKDSQKGKKAVMMFNGPSLLKTNFSLLGDVFTMGLNKINLITEELGFSPSIIIAFDILLNRQNADFLKNSEKFLKIINYHSLKDLNKTAEDLIYLYYFDDNSFNYNPARVLSNQGSTPFIAFQIAYFMGFQEIAIIGADHNFPDIKPLAIVKNEEEDKFHFHKDYHKKGESNQYPDKIKLDMIFRDVGLAFEEKGRKIYNATEGGKLEIFERISLEEFLRKP; encoded by the coding sequence ATGCAATTTAAAGATGACATAAATCCCTATAAAAAAATTTTTGGAGATATATATAGAGCTATATTTCAAGAACTTGCCAATAAAATTTTATGGGATCTAAATCCTGAATCGAGAAGGAGCGCGAAAAAATTTTTAAAGCTAAAGGATTCTCAAAAAGGGAAAAAGGCGGTTATGATGTTTAACGGCCCATCCTTATTAAAAACTAATTTTTCATTGTTAGGTGATGTTTTTACCATGGGGTTAAATAAGATCAATCTAATTACAGAAGAACTCGGTTTTTCTCCTTCGATAATTATTGCATTTGATATACTTCTGAACAGGCAAAATGCCGATTTTTTAAAAAATAGCGAAAAGTTTTTAAAGATAATTAATTACCACTCTCTTAAGGATCTGAATAAAACGGCTGAAGACCTTATCTATTTGTACTACTTTGACGATAATAGCTTTAATTATAATCCAGCCAGGGTATTATCCAATCAAGGGTCTACGCCATTTATAGCTTTCCAGATTGCCTATTTTATGGGATTTCAGGAAATAGCTATTATTGGGGCCGATCATAATTTTCCAGATATCAAACCTTTGGCCATAGTTAAAAATGAAGAAGAAGACAAATTCCATTTCCATAAGGACTATCATAAAAAAGGCGAATCTAATCAGTATCCTGATAAAATAAAACTTGATATGATTTTTAGAGATGTGGGGCTGGCTTTTGAAGAGAAGGGAAGGAAGATTTATAATGCTACTGAAGGTGGGAAATTGGAAATATTTGAAAGAATAAGTTTAGAGGAATTTTTGAGAAAGCCTTGA
- a CDS encoding HAD family hydrolase, giving the protein MFENYKVIIWDFDGVIMDSMPIRGLGFEKVLASYPREQVEELLAFHEENGGLSRYVKFRYFFEQIRKQEISEDEVIELAKSFNRIMLSLLIDEKLLINDSVEFIRKNADKYEMHIASGSDGVELNEICKGLNLSLFFKSINGSPTPKTEIVKQLLSKNNYNISDVVLIGDSKNDYDATVDNNIDFAGYNNESMLNLTNKYIYSFGSL; this is encoded by the coding sequence ATGTTTGAAAACTATAAAGTTATAATCTGGGATTTTGACGGTGTCATCATGGATTCTATGCCAATAAGGGGCTTGGGATTTGAAAAAGTGCTGGCTTCGTACCCTCGCGAACAGGTTGAAGAGTTATTAGCATTTCATGAAGAAAACGGTGGCTTGTCCAGATATGTTAAATTCCGGTATTTTTTTGAGCAGATCAGAAAACAGGAAATATCTGAAGATGAAGTTATTGAGTTGGCTAAATCATTTAACAGGATTATGCTTTCGTTACTTATTGACGAAAAATTGCTGATCAATGATAGTGTTGAGTTTATAAGGAAAAATGCCGACAAATACGAGATGCATATCGCATCGGGTTCTGATGGTGTGGAGTTAAATGAAATTTGTAAAGGTTTAAATCTATCGCTTTTTTTTAAATCCATAAATGGGTCTCCAACGCCTAAAACTGAGATTGTGAAACAACTGCTAAGTAAAAATAACTATAATATAAGCGATGTTGTATTGATAGGCGATTCGAAAAACGATTATGATGCAACTGTTGATAATAACATTGATTTTGCTGGTTACAACAATGAAAGTATGCTTAATTTAACCAATAAGTATATATATAGCTTTGGCTCATTATAA
- a CDS encoding acyltransferase, with protein sequence MASLSVLFKNRAKFPLFSLPFFKAWAKRILLWPEMYQRSKTRRRLVYRGAIISRTAEIGKVYAGGNAKNLIVGDHTFIGTVELALHDKIQIGSYVCINDQVKILTASHGLNDPYWKHVKAPIIIDDYAWIATSAIILPGVKIGRGAVVGAGAVVSKNVEPFQIVAGNPAKAINKTRTEDLRYNPCEFLAVNQAWLKG encoded by the coding sequence ATGGCTAGTTTATCAGTGCTTTTTAAAAACAGAGCTAAGTTTCCACTATTTAGTTTGCCTTTTTTTAAAGCGTGGGCTAAGCGAATTCTGTTATGGCCCGAAATGTATCAACGAAGTAAAACAAGGCGTCGCTTGGTATACAGAGGGGCTATTATTTCAAGGACGGCTGAAATTGGTAAAGTATATGCCGGGGGAAATGCGAAGAATTTAATAGTGGGAGATCATACATTTATAGGTACAGTTGAGTTGGCCTTACATGATAAGATACAAATTGGTAGTTATGTTTGTATAAACGATCAAGTTAAAATACTAACAGCCTCGCACGGGTTGAATGATCCATATTGGAAGCATGTAAAAGCCCCGATAATTATTGATGATTATGCGTGGATAGCAACAAGTGCTATTATATTGCCAGGTGTTAAAATTGGTAGGGGGGCGGTAGTAGGCGCGGGTGCGGTTGTGAGTAAAAATGTTGAACCCTTTCAAATAGTTGCCGGAAATCCGGCGAAAGCCATTAACAAGACAAGAACGGAAGACTTGCGTTATAATCCCTGTGAGTTTTTGGCGGTAAATCAAGCGTGGTTAAAAGGTTAG
- a CDS encoding GumC family protein → MNNNEYSNEILDETQDDSNSKYLFAKILSKWPYIIISVILCVVASNFYTKYLTPVFVTKASILIKDDNSSGGGNKGLSDLTALLNPTSSVDNEAQIIQTRHLMETVVSKLDAEVSYQYEGRFKSSELYPSPFIVKFVNKSDTLKPGKFFVNIRGDKVDLSKETFKKTVTFDQPFFLKGLGVIKIERNASVPLPNSGPLSFSVAPFDSRVSQFMGGLTVTLAGKQISIINLSFTYPVPKKGEVILNSLIKEYQLDNRRDKDIIADSTISFIEDRLILVGKELGDIEGGIQTFKQDNKLADMTEQSKLVVDNTNTSLDELGKAETQINILNTLKEYLKDEKNKRVFPSSLIQDPGFSLLIDRYNSLIVQRDKLLLSSTEDNPFIVNIDQQISGLRKDMLRNLLSNLQLLNITKANLSRKSEKFQGILNSVPKKERIYLGMARQQQIKQELYIFLMQKREETAIGKTSNIPNSRIIDTPKSSNSPVGPKPSLIILMGFIIGLSIPIGVIYLIDILNTKIITKEDIKRSTNVPVVGEISNNGTTSGEIIVDSKSRSAISEQFRAIRTNLQFFLSNPSDKTILITSSMSGEGKSFIAVNLGMVLAISGKKVLLMEMDLRKPTLSKKLGLKNDLGFTNYIFSSDIKSSDIVTQTPYNENLFVISSGPIPPNPTETILNDRMQMLISDVEKQFDYIIIDAPPIGLVTDAQLLAKYAALTLYIVRQNYTFKKQLNIPQSLYREKKIPQIALIVNDIAASRGYGYGYGYGYGYGYGYGYGYGSYGSEPKKGFFSRIFNRDVNQ, encoded by the coding sequence ATGAATAACAACGAATATTCGAACGAAATTTTGGATGAGACACAGGATGATTCTAATTCAAAGTACCTATTCGCCAAAATTTTATCCAAATGGCCTTACATTATTATTTCTGTTATTCTTTGTGTAGTTGCATCTAATTTTTATACCAAATATTTAACTCCTGTATTTGTTACTAAGGCTTCTATTTTAATAAAGGATGATAATAGTTCTGGTGGAGGCAATAAAGGCTTATCGGATTTAACTGCCTTGTTGAACCCTACAAGTAGTGTAGATAACGAGGCTCAAATTATTCAAACGCGTCATTTGATGGAAACTGTTGTATCAAAATTAGATGCGGAAGTTAGTTATCAATATGAAGGCCGGTTTAAAAGTTCAGAATTGTACCCGTCGCCCTTTATAGTTAAGTTTGTTAATAAGTCAGATACGCTTAAACCCGGGAAATTTTTTGTAAATATAAGAGGGGATAAAGTTGACCTCTCAAAAGAAACTTTTAAAAAAACTGTGACTTTTGATCAGCCATTCTTTTTAAAAGGATTGGGAGTGATCAAAATTGAGCGCAATGCTTCCGTTCCTCTACCTAATAGTGGCCCTCTTTCGTTTAGCGTGGCGCCTTTTGACTCTCGCGTATCCCAATTTATGGGAGGTTTGACAGTTACACTCGCCGGAAAACAAATTTCAATTATTAATTTGAGTTTCACTTATCCGGTACCCAAAAAAGGAGAAGTTATACTTAATTCTTTAATTAAAGAATATCAACTTGATAATAGAAGAGACAAAGATATTATAGCTGATAGTACAATATCCTTTATTGAAGATCGACTGATATTGGTGGGCAAAGAACTTGGCGATATTGAAGGCGGAATTCAAACATTTAAGCAAGATAACAAACTTGCCGATATGACCGAGCAATCGAAATTAGTGGTAGATAATACAAATACTAGTTTGGACGAATTAGGTAAGGCTGAAACGCAGATTAATATTCTCAATACTCTTAAAGAATATTTGAAAGATGAGAAAAATAAAAGGGTTTTCCCATCTTCATTAATTCAAGACCCAGGGTTTTCTTTGCTAATTGATCGTTACAATAGTTTAATTGTTCAAAGGGATAAGTTATTACTTTCCTCAACAGAAGACAACCCGTTTATAGTTAATATTGACCAACAAATATCTGGGTTACGCAAAGATATGCTGCGAAACTTATTAAGTAATCTTCAATTGCTTAATATTACCAAGGCAAATCTTAGCCGGAAATCCGAAAAGTTTCAAGGCATTCTTAATAGTGTTCCGAAAAAGGAACGGATTTATTTGGGAATGGCAAGACAGCAGCAAATAAAACAGGAGTTGTATATATTTCTGATGCAAAAGCGTGAGGAAACAGCTATTGGAAAAACTTCTAACATACCCAATTCAAGAATTATTGATACGCCTAAGTCATCTAACAGCCCCGTTGGGCCAAAGCCTTCACTAATTATATTGATGGGATTTATAATAGGATTATCAATTCCTATAGGTGTGATCTACCTGATTGATATTTTAAATACCAAAATAATTACAAAAGAAGATATAAAAAGATCAACAAATGTGCCTGTTGTTGGTGAGATATCAAACAATGGTACTACAAGTGGCGAAATTATTGTCGATTCAAAATCAAGGTCTGCTATATCTGAGCAGTTTAGGGCAATAAGAACAAATTTGCAGTTTTTTCTTTCCAATCCCAGCGATAAAACTATATTGATTACATCCAGCATGTCGGGTGAGGGGAAATCGTTTATAGCGGTAAACTTGGGTATGGTTCTGGCCATATCTGGAAAAAAAGTACTGTTGATGGAAATGGATTTACGTAAACCTACGCTTTCGAAGAAATTGGGGTTAAAAAACGATTTGGGTTTTACAAACTATATTTTTTCTTCCGATATCAAATCTTCTGATATAGTAACGCAAACTCCCTACAATGAAAACTTGTTTGTGATAAGTTCTGGGCCTATTCCCCCAAACCCAACAGAAACAATTCTGAACGACAGGATGCAAATGTTAATCAGTGACGTAGAAAAGCAGTTTGATTACATTATAATAGATGCACCTCCTATTGGCTTGGTTACCGACGCTCAGTTGTTAGCCAAATACGCTGCTTTGACATTATATATTGTTAGGCAGAATTATACTTTCAAGAAACAGTTAAATATACCTCAGTCTTTATATCGTGAAAAAAAGATACCTCAAATAGCGTTAATCGTAAATGATATTGCTGCTTCAAGAGGCTATGGATATGGTTACGGATATGGCTACGGCTACGGGTATGGTTACGGGTATGGCTATGGTTCTTATGGATCCGAGCCAAAAAAAGGTTTTTTTAGTAGGATATTTAACAGAGATGTAAATCAATAG
- a CDS encoding aldolase catalytic domain-containing protein, translating into MFKILDCTIRDGGYYTNWDFNKALVDQYIESMNKLPVDYLEIGYRSKPLQGYLGKYFYNPSYELLDLKSKSNKKLVVILNEKDVRVEHLDELLTPIKGIIDMVRIAIDPEHLGRAISLAEGIKKMGFEVGFNVMYMSKWNQYSNFMGDLKFVDGVADYFYMVDSYGGVFPKDVIETIGLVKSNTAVKLGFHGHNNLELALINSLTAVEHGVEIIDSTVWGMGRGAGNLKTELLLAVLNSKYGLSIDFNALGDAVSAFDDLLRKYEWGTNLPYMISGSNSLPQKDVMDWVTTRFYSFNSIIRALQNQKEKVKDNERLPLFEPQSKSKQILIIAGGKSASEHASAVLEFVKQNEDMTIIHASSKNAYSYKDIKNEQIFCLIGNEGRRMEKVFDDFGHFNGICVLPPYPRKMGTYVPELVYGRTFELPAIDFTSDFKDSHTALALQTALTLGAEKIYVIGYDGYQDVPISSKERTLTNENEALFAAFHDTSDVELYTLISSNYSILKEQSLYSLLD; encoded by the coding sequence ATGTTTAAAATATTGGATTGTACAATAAGGGATGGTGGATACTATACCAATTGGGATTTCAACAAGGCACTTGTTGATCAATATATTGAGTCGATGAATAAGTTACCTGTAGATTACCTTGAAATAGGATATCGCAGCAAGCCGCTTCAGGGCTATTTAGGGAAATATTTTTATAACCCTTCATACGAGTTACTCGATCTTAAAAGTAAATCAAACAAAAAATTAGTAGTTATTTTAAATGAGAAGGATGTAAGAGTTGAACATCTTGATGAATTACTGACTCCTATAAAGGGTATCATTGATATGGTACGTATAGCTATTGATCCCGAACACCTTGGCCGCGCAATATCACTTGCCGAGGGCATCAAGAAAATGGGTTTTGAAGTTGGGTTTAACGTGATGTACATGTCTAAATGGAATCAGTATTCAAATTTCATGGGCGATTTGAAATTTGTTGACGGAGTGGCTGACTATTTTTATATGGTAGATTCTTATGGGGGTGTATTCCCTAAAGACGTTATCGAGACAATTGGGTTAGTTAAATCAAATACAGCGGTTAAACTTGGCTTTCATGGACATAATAACCTTGAACTTGCGTTAATCAACTCCTTAACTGCTGTTGAGCATGGGGTTGAAATTATCGACTCTACCGTTTGGGGAATGGGCCGCGGGGCCGGGAATTTAAAAACGGAACTTCTGCTTGCAGTTTTAAATTCCAAGTATGGTTTATCAATAGATTTTAATGCCTTGGGCGATGCCGTAAGCGCTTTTGACGATTTATTGCGTAAATACGAATGGGGGACAAACCTTCCATATATGATATCAGGTTCCAATTCATTGCCGCAAAAAGATGTAATGGATTGGGTAACAACCAGGTTTTATTCCTTTAACAGTATAATCAGGGCATTACAAAACCAAAAAGAAAAGGTTAAAGATAACGAGCGCTTACCTTTGTTTGAGCCTCAAAGCAAATCAAAACAGATTCTGATTATTGCAGGCGGAAAAAGTGCTTCGGAGCATGCATCGGCCGTTTTGGAGTTTGTAAAACAAAATGAAGACATGACAATTATACACGCAAGTTCAAAAAACGCGTATAGTTATAAGGATATAAAAAACGAGCAGATTTTTTGTTTGATTGGAAACGAAGGTCGCCGGATGGAGAAAGTATTTGATGACTTCGGCCATTTCAATGGGATTTGTGTATTGCCACCTTACCCTCGTAAAATGGGTACCTATGTGCCTGAACTTGTTTATGGGCGAACATTTGAATTGCCAGCAATTGATTTTACAAGTGATTTTAAAGACTCACATACCGCTCTGGCATTGCAAACGGCCTTGACATTGGGTGCCGAGAAAATTTACGTGATAGGTTATGATGGTTATCAGGATGTTCCGATTTCTTCGAAAGAAAGGACGTTAACTAATGAAAATGAGGCGCTGTTTGCAGCTTTCCATGATACAAGTGATGTTGAGTTATACACATTGATCTCATCTAACTATAGTATATTAAAAGAACAATCGCTTTATAGTTTACTTGATTAA
- a CDS encoding MATE family efflux transporter gives MEISLKIKDSKLFHYGKLVSITALAQGLIQALSFASGIMIVRLLPTKEYALYVLANTMLGTMTLLSDGGISTGVMAQGAKVWTDKKKLGAVIATGLALRKKFAIASLLISLPILIYFLHYHGASWIMTVLISLSLIPAFLTALSDSLLEVAPKLKQDLLPLQKNQMFASIVRAVMIGLTLFIFPWTYVAILGNGVSRAWANLRLRKISSTHADLSHGTDPEVHKEIVKTVKRVLPTSIYYCLSSQITVWLISIFGSTKSLAQVGALSGLASVLTLFSLIFATLVVPRFARLPSNISLLLKKFFLIQGALYIVGILIVVVVWLFSKNILWILGHNFSTLNEELVLIAAGSSVTLISGCTSSLLSSRGLIVPPLLYIPSIIVIQVGLAFVLPIEKVSGVLLYGIATSVFVYLMRVVYFLVKLKKTEGTDS, from the coding sequence ATGGAGATATCGCTTAAAATAAAGGACTCGAAATTATTCCATTATGGCAAGCTGGTCTCGATAACCGCTTTAGCACAAGGACTGATACAGGCATTGAGTTTTGCAAGCGGTATTATGATTGTCCGTTTGTTGCCAACTAAAGAATATGCATTGTACGTTTTAGCCAATACCATGTTAGGTACAATGACGCTCTTGTCCGACGGAGGCATTTCAACGGGTGTTATGGCTCAAGGTGCAAAGGTTTGGACAGATAAAAAGAAATTGGGCGCCGTTATTGCGACAGGTTTAGCACTCCGGAAAAAATTTGCGATAGCCAGCCTGCTTATTTCGCTTCCTATTCTGATTTATTTCCTTCACTATCATGGTGCAAGCTGGATAATGACGGTGCTGATTAGCTTATCACTAATACCGGCTTTTTTAACTGCTTTATCAGATAGTTTGTTAGAAGTAGCACCAAAACTTAAACAGGATTTGTTGCCCTTGCAAAAAAATCAAATGTTTGCAAGTATAGTTCGGGCAGTGATGATCGGGCTAACATTATTCATATTCCCGTGGACTTATGTCGCAATCCTGGGAAACGGTGTTTCAAGGGCGTGGGCAAATCTGCGGCTCAGGAAAATTTCATCTACACACGCCGACCTCAGCCACGGTACAGATCCGGAGGTGCATAAGGAGATTGTTAAGACCGTAAAACGGGTGTTGCCAACTTCTATTTATTACTGCCTATCCAGCCAAATTACTGTTTGGCTTATCTCTATTTTTGGGTCAACTAAATCATTAGCGCAGGTTGGAGCTTTAAGCGGGCTCGCATCCGTGCTTACCTTGTTTTCACTGATATTTGCTACGCTTGTGGTGCCTCGTTTTGCAAGGTTGCCTTCAAATATTTCTCTTCTTTTGAAGAAGTTTTTTTTGATACAGGGTGCGCTCTACATAGTTGGTATCCTGATTGTAGTTGTTGTGTGGTTGTTTTCAAAAAACATATTATGGATCCTTGGCCATAATTTTTCAACCCTCAATGAGGAACTTGTTCTGATAGCTGCAGGTAGCTCTGTCACTTTGATTAGTGGATGTACCAGTTCGCTGTTGTCGTCAAGAGGCTTAATCGTACCGCCTTTACTTTATATCCCCAGCATTATTGTTATACAGGTTGGCTTAGCATTTGTTTTGCCTATTGAGAAAGTTTCGGGTGTATTGCTATATGGTATTGCAACATCGGTTTTTGTATATTTAATGAGGGTAGTTTACTTTTTGGTGAAACTTAAAAAAACTGAAGGAACTGATTCGTGA